The following are encoded together in the Cynocephalus volans isolate mCynVol1 chromosome 4, mCynVol1.pri, whole genome shotgun sequence genome:
- the EXPH5 gene encoding exophilin-5 — translation MTKVPQRFDFGFLSDEEARKILQVLERNEELQRAEKDRISKLQKTKRDIRWLQGVTGEWFEEIQRKKFCNDTDVSQMLKQPLTCRLRKEMAKNDPIELQTSGSKNLMNQKKTSVSSRLSFRSSFASLFSFRKPGKETLKLQSPGQKGCDGQAGPPASVRGTSVQTKTYSLPLERQPVNSAFVSKPAVMREGSGIPPPWDASLLENEIFQVLDDLDSKLAQEQSASSVNTRTPPTCGSRTQFSHFYSSGNRHDNLTGRHKNSYNETSNMSIYDILRPRTPREGFKTFSPRTKTIYDMYRTREPRVLKEDAVQKNTFGSTSLCFDSRRRSTPQATRHFTTRSLHFPTVTQSKHGFVPPLHQQSPKRVPLSAIVWNRSDSSTDKQNQEEFLRAPSPMEIDSTDQYMYPRCFQENRRDESYHSQNVYQSVSLNAPMDNAMSPDTFENSENMPFYHKDNSFARSFFSNTFGRSREQRYGQNPFWGQQEEHSSWSDFHQSRKPSTSSDRDFDMISIETNSASAVHGHSVSSQHWGSISPGYRADVSRVQEEAHPWQSDVQMSTLESLEVSKGNGNQLTPHYGTPNVCSMSGSSYHITSGGLEYQQDSSPIVVHKNKEPYSLGIAQTPSSSFQTSFPQIPDDRGDSQSPNFQNPTVTMQKIIPDKLASLPIRSHTEVTVTNSDSIDSPLLAESQPNILATKVNYKKGLNESISEEDKLNKKDHINMTDEIPQSVSQTVISNPLPDFQNPLSQDSAKSNRFISNVSMTISSKRSPRAFSRKDSSKIYISHRDKANELKIDQSFDGNRQLGSATSLHFIQKSRPPLSFPSPSQDCHQELTESNEDISSINKPTGEECTTTHSINYSKLAAGHNISCDSLGVSSGALPDSSSWNNSFPDALVIPSTTGFSRRGLSDEDSSLGEREGKDNASKSQNDPFAVCPSENQKDNDSHVPVYDEVDDFVQCHSHSPFRSGKGKGKVRRRISCIEKLSKTESKSAPTNDSSSVIEVNQSSAKASEFDTIYCTLPRKPASFLTNNRQSEGKIMAASFRNGPLPFQIKHNVDDPIGKHTSNKLSPSSPESISECAKVISNSVPVAAEATERMTNMKMMKSSVRKGPFPFHIKRTMSCPSGDPCASNGRDERKKSAVSDTSAFAITPRPRERNINPLESDSSIRDCYLTKRYNQKEYAQECTEKDGKIAASRTSVFSLSNKDSVPFCSDLSGKESGKTLHKFKTTSTFSVSGDEDNVKCLEVVSIYYTLPRKQSKTFCNLLQQYTQSTDSLTESPQVETETFCKALEKNELNYSVQEQSGTPLSENLKMPVNSAQKNSHCLSHTTENMTILQFPSRRPSESTLQEMVSVEADVSPHKGESKTTEIFPDNLAKSPLDDSQSRKERGIKLQSETLHTSLMLQEKNGTEEKYENCQQFINSGNSGSSSLPAHSEDHIENFQTKRSSGVCAGSEIVTTFTGNGKCPQKNHTARAVDDGISGSQCREVKEEIRIDCQKLTEKTLSDSENQVFALIPALHKLQLVEETHSGDPDLESLQTEPRGSPQRSEEVNMTENRKAKDEMPKFAWDPPLLPGGNNKNENNLDDLEKEEDRSSVKHRCLTKSTAIRKFPAKELSPRRHVATIIPKSGSRSGFGCLSLGTLECNPLSPEPTTKSSESIGESRLSNDGMNVEKSENLLQVTVISNGEPSTHSSNQKSDSISQLHQNGFNNVSESPPKHENSKDITVAQILERESGAPDQLKFTSLGEADFSDHHRRLSSPFPLEPAQKSTLSIPLASCQQQQRSASSLEWEPESHLYRSKSLKSINVHGDLLHKNHPPKVRERHFSESTSIDNTLSRLTLGNEFSVNNRYSRRFKSFSEFPSCDENESWTLYSSRTKTGPKSASSISRPIDYGIFGKEQQLAFLENVKRSLTQGRLWKPSFLKNPGFLKDDVINPPNPSELLSSNSPSGQMPEDGLSPNKPLNIYEEDPVDSDCDTDTTTDDEYYLDEKDKESEL, via the exons caaacttcagaagacaaagagagataTCAGATGGCTTCAAGGAGTGACCGGCGAATGGTTtgaagaaattcaaagaaaaaagttttgcAATGACACAGATGTTAGCCAAATGTTAAAACAACCACTTACATGCAGGCTAAGGAAGGAGATGGCaaaaaatg aTCCAATAGAATTACAAACATCAGGatctaaaaatttaatgaatcAGAAAAAGACATCTGTTTCGTCTCGGCTGAGCTTCAGATCATCATTTGCTTCCCTGTTCTCATTCAGAAAACCCGGAAAGGAGACTTTAAAGCTTCAGTCTCCGGGACAGAAAGG ATGCGATGGTCAGGCAGGACCTCCTGCGTCTGTGAGGGGAACCTCGGTG CAGACAAAAACATACAGTTTACCTCTGGAAAGACAACCAGTCAACAGTGCATTTGTCTCCAAGCCAGCAGTCATGAGGGAAGGAAGTGGGATCCCTCCTCCATGGGATGCCTCCCTGCTGGAGAATGAGATTTTTCAAG ttttagatGATTTGGATAGCAAACTGGCTCAGGAACAATCTGCAAGCTCAGTGAATACCAGAACGCCCCCCACCTGTGGATCAAGAACACAGTTCAGTCATTTTTACTCCAGTGGGAACAGACACGATAATCTCACAGGAAGGCACAAAAATAGCTATAATGAAACTTCCAATATGTCTATCTATGACATCCTAAGACCAAGAACTCCCAGGGAAGGTTTTAAAACCTTTTCTCCTAGGACAAAGACAATTTATGATATGTACAGGACAAGGGAGCCCAGAGTCTTAAAAGAAGATGCTGTGCAAAAGAATACTTTTGGTAGTACTTCTCTGTGTTTCGACAGCAGGCGACGATCAACCCCACAAGCGACAAGGCATTTCACAACAAGAAGCTTACATTTTCCAACCGTGACTCAGAGCAAGCATGGTTTTGTGCCACCACTCCACCAGCAGAGCCCAAAGAGAGTTCCTCTATCAGCCATCGTATGGAATAGATCAGATTCTTCTACAGATAAGCAGAACCAGGAAGAGTTTCTGAGGGCACCTTCACCAATGGAAATTGACTCTACTGACCAGTATATGTATCCCAGGTGTTTTCAGGAGAACAGAAGAGATGAATCGTACCATTCACAGAATGTTTACCAAAGTGTTAGTTTAAATGCCCCCATGGATAATGCAATGAGTCCTGACACATTTGAGAACTCAGAGAATATGCCATTCTACCATAAAGACAACTCATTTGCTAGATCTTTCTTTAGCAATACCTTTGGACGAAGCAGAGAACAGAGATATGGACAAAATCCTTTTTGGGGCCAACAGGAAGAACATTCCTCCTGGTCTGACTTTCATCAAAGCAGGAAGCCATCCACTTCTTCTGACAGAgactttgacatgatttccattgaAACAAATAGTGCATCAGCTGTTCATGGCCATAGTGTTTCTTCTCAGCACTGGGGATCGATTTCTCCTGGTTACAGAGCAGATGTTTCCAGAGTCCAAGAAGAGGCACATCCCTGGCAGTCTGATGTTCAGATGTCCACACTGGAGAGCTTGGAGGTATCAAAAGGTAATGGGAACCAGCTGACTCCTCATTATGGCACACCAAATGTTTGCTCCATGTCTGGTTCAAGTTATCACATCACATCTGGTGGGTTGGAATATCAACAGGACAGTTCTCCTATAGTAGTACATAAAAACAAAGAACCTTACTCATTGGGTATTGCTCAGACTCCATCATCCTCATTCCAAACTTCCTTTCCCCAAATTCCTGATGACAGAGGGGATTCTCAGAGTCCCAACTTTCAGAATCCCACAGTCACTATGCAGAAAATTATTCCTGATAAGCTGGCCTCTCTTCCAATAAGAAGCCATACAGAAGTCACTGTGACCAACAGTGATTCCATTGATTCTCCACTTCTTGCTGAAAGCCAGCCCAATATCTTGGCTACAAAAGTGAATTATAAGAAAGGCTTGAATGAATCTATTTCAGAAGAAGACAAACTAAACAAGAAGGACCACATAAACATGACAGATGAAATACCACAATCTGTTTCACAGACAGTAATTTCTAACCCTTTACCTGATTTTCAAAACCCCCTCTCCCAGGATTCAGCCAAGAGCAACAGGTTTATTTCAAATGTATCTATGACAATAAGTTCAAAAAGGTCACCCAGAGCCTTTTCCAGGAAAgattcctccaaaatttatatatcaCACAGAGATAAAGCCAATGAACTTAAAATTGACCAGAGTTTTGATGGTAACAGACAACTTGGCTCAGCAACTTCCCTTCATTTCATTCAGAAAAGTAGACCACCACTATCTTTCCCCAGCCCAAGTCAAGATTGTCACCAGGAATTAACAGAAAGTAATGAAGATATTTCAAGTATTAATAAACCTACAG GAGAAGAATGTACCACAACTCATTCCATTAACTATAGCAAGTTGGCTGCCGGGCACAATATCTCATGTGATTCTTTAGGTGTGTCATCAGGTGCACTACCAGATTCCTCATCATGGAATAATTCTTTCCCTGATGCTCTTGTGATTCCTTCTACTACAGGGTTCTCCAGGAGAGGCCTTTCGGATGAAGATTCATCtctgggagaaagagaaggaaaagacaatGCTAGCAAGAGCCAAAATGATCCATTTGCTGTATGCCCCTCAGAAAACCAAAAGGACAATGATAGTCATGTGCCTGTCTATGATGAAGTGGATGATTTTGTCCAATGCCACTCACACTCTCCTTTCAGGAgtggaaagggaaaaggaaaagtaagACGTCGCATATCCTGTATTGAAAAGTTAAGCAAAACAGAAAGTAAATCAGCACCTACAAATGATAGCAGTAGCGTCATTGAGGTGAATCAGAGCAGTGCCAAAGCTTCCGAGTTTGACACAATTTATTGTACCTTGCCAAGAAAACCAGCCAGTTTTCTCACAAATAATAGGCAGTCTGAAGGGAAGATAATGGCTGCTTCGTTTAGGAATGGGCCGCTTCCATTCCAAATCAAACATAATGTGGACGATCCAATAGGAAAGCACACATCAAACAAACTCAGTCCCAGTTCTCCTGAGTCAATTAGTGAATGTGCCAAAGTCATTTCAAACTCAGTTCCAGTAGCAGCTGAAGCCACGGAAAGGAtgacaaatatgaaaatgatGAAATCTTCTGTGAGAAAAGGACCATTTCCGTTCCATATCAAGAGGACTATGTCATGTCCTTCAGGAGATCCATGTGCCTCAAATGgaagggatgaaagaaaaaaatcagcagtCTCAGACACCAGTGCTTTTGccataacaccaaggcctaggGAGAGGAACATTAACCCTCTGGAAAGTGACTCGTCTATTAGAGATTGTTATTTAACCAAAAGATACAACCAAAAGGAATACGCTCAAGAATGCACTGAAAAGGATGGCAAAATTGCTGCCTCCAGGACAagtgtattttctctttcaaacaAAGACTCTGTACCTTTTTGTTCAGATCTGTCAGGAAAGGAAAGTGGGAAAACATTACATAAATTTAAGACTACGAGTACGTTTTCTGTTTCTGGTGATGAAGATAATGTAAAATGTCTTGAGGTGGTTTCAATATATTACACTCTACCAAGGAAACAGAGCAAAACATTCTGTAACCTTCTTCAACAGTATACACAAAGTACTGATTCACTTACAGAATCACCTCAAGTGGAGACTGAAACATTTTGTAAAGCTTTAGAAAAAAACGAACTAAACTATTCTGTGCAAGAGCAGTCAGGAACACCTTTATCTGAAAATCTAAAGATGCCGGTTAACTCTGCTCAGAAGAATAGCCATTGTCTTTCTCATACCACTGAGAATATGACCATCTTGCAGTTCCCAAGTAGAAGACCCTCAGAGTCTACATTACAGGAAATGGTTTCTGTTGAGGCAGATGTTTCTCCTCATAAAGGAGAATCTAAAACTACAGAGATTTTCCCAGATAATTTAGCTAAAAGTCCTCTGGATGATTCAcaaagcaggaaagagagaggaatcaAGTTGCAAAGTGAAACCCTGCATACCTCATTGATGcttcaagaaaaaaatggtacagaagaaaaatatgaaaattgtcAACAATTTATTAATTCAGGTAACAGTGGTTCTTCTAGTCTACCAGCCCATTCAGAAGATCATATTGAAAATTTCCAAACCAAAAGAAGTTCCGGGGTGTGTGCAGGTAGTGAAATAGTCACTACATTCACTGGAAATGGAAAGTGTCCTCAGAAAAATCACACAGCCAGAGCTGTAGATGATGGCATCAGTGGATCACAGTGTAGGgaagtcaaagaggaaatcagaaTAGATTGCCAAAAATTGACTGAGAAAACACTTTCTGACTCAGAAAACCAAGTCTTTGCTCTTATTCCAGCATTGCATAAACTACAGCTTGTTGAAGAGACTCATTCAGGGGACCCAGATTTAGAGAGTTTGCAGACTGAACCCAGAGGATCACCTCAAAGAAGTGAGGAGGTAAATATGACAGAGAACAGGAAGGCTAAAGATGAAATGCCCAAGTTTGCATGGGATCCACCTTTACTTCCTgggggaaataataaaaatgaaaacaacctgGATGAcctagaaaaagaggaagacagaTCTTCAGTTAAACACAGATGTTTAACCAAGTCTACAGCAATCAGAAAATTCCCAGCTAAAGAGTTAAGTCCCAGAAGACATGTAGCTACTATCATCCCCAAAAGTGGAAGCAGGTCTGGCTTTGGCTGTTTATCTCTCGGCACACTGGAGTGCAACCCACTGTCCCCTGAGCCTACTACAAAGTCCTCAGAATCCATAGGTGAAAGCAGGTTGAGTAATGATGGAATGAATGTGGAGAAATCTGAGAACCTTCTCCAGGTTACTGTAATATCCAACGGAGAACCTTCTACACACTCCAGCAATCAGAAGTCTGACAGCATTTCACAACTACATCAGAATGGGTTTAATAATGTCTCAGAATCACCACCAAAGCATGAGAATTCTAAAGACATAACAGTAGCTCAGATTTTGGAAAGAGAGTCAGGAGCCCCAGACCAGCTCAAATTCACCAGCCTCGGGGAAGCAGACTTCTCTGACCATCACAGGAGGCTGAGCTCTCCTTTTCCACTGGAGCCTGCACAGAAATCTACACTCAGTATCCCTCTGGCCAGTTGTCAGCAGCAGCAAAGGAGCGCTTCATCCCTGGAGTGGGAACCCGAGTCACACCTCTATCGTTCAAAGAGTTTAAAAAGCATCAATGTGCACGGTGATCTGCTACACAAAAATCATCCTCCAAAAGTCAGGGAGCGCCATTTTTCTGAAAGCACTTCTATTGACAATACTCTGAGTCGACTGACCCTTGGGAATGAATTCTCTGTCAACAATAGGTACAGTCGTAGATTCAAATCATTTTCCGAATTTCCTTCCTGTGATGAAAATGAAAGTTGGACTTTGTATAGCAGCAGGACAAAAACAGGTCCCAAGTCTGCATCATCTATATCCAGACCTATTGACTATGGTATTTTTGGGAAAGAACAACAGTTGGCTTTCTTGGAGAATGTAAAGAGGTCACTCACACAAGGAAGATTATGGAAACCAAGTTTTCTTAAGAACCCTGGCTTCCTGAAAGATGATGTGATTAACCCTCCCAACCCATCAGAGTTGTTAAGCTCAAATTCTCCTAGTGGTCAGATGCCCGAAGATGGCTTATCTCCAAATAAACCACTTAATATCTATGAGGAGGACCCAGTGGACTCGGATTGTGACACAGACACAACCACAGATGATGAATACTACCTGGATGAAAAGGACAAAGAGTCAGAACTGTGA